The Maylandia zebra isolate NMK-2024a linkage group LG7, Mzebra_GT3a, whole genome shotgun sequence genome contains a region encoding:
- the kcna1a gene encoding potassium voltage-gated channel subfamily A member 1: protein MTVVAGDNMDETSAVPGHPQDTYPPDHTDHECCERVVINIAGLRFETQLKTLSQFPETLLGNPKKRMRYFDPLRNEYFFDRNRPSFDAILYYYQSGGRLRRPVNVPLDMFSEEIKFYELGVEAMEKFREDEGFIREEERPLPEKEFQRQIWLLFEHPESSGPARGIAIVSVMVILISIVIFCLETLPQLKEDPAGRIERVGNITIYYKPDILTDPFFIIETLCIIWFSFELIVRFLACPSKPAFFKNMMNTIDIVAIIPYFITLGTELAEDPENEGVGEQATSLAILRVIRLVRVFRIFKLSRHSKGLQILGQTLKASMRELGLLIFFLFIGVILFSSAVYFAEAEEQDSHFGSIPDAFWWAVVSMTTVGYGDMVPVTIGGKIVGSLCAIAGVLTIALPVPVIVSNFNYFYHRETEGEEQAQLLNVSTPNIPSETNSSRRSSSTVSKSEYMEIDGDINNSIDNFREANLRTGNCTIANQNCVNKSKLLTDV from the coding sequence ATGACCGTAGTAGCGGGCGATAATATGGACGAGACCTCAGCTGTCCCTGGCCACCCTCAGGACACCTACCCCCCTGACCACACTGACCACGAGTGCTGCGAGAGGGTGGTTATCAACATAGCCGGTCTTCGTTTTGAGACGCAGCTGAAAACGCTCTCCCAGTTTCCGGAGACGTTGTTGGGCAACCCGAAAAAGAGGATGCGGTACTTTGATCCTCTGAGAAATGAGTACTTCTTCGACAGAAACCGTCCCAGCTTCGATGCCATCCTTTATTACTATCAGTCTGGGGGGAGGCTGAGAAGACCGGTGAATGTCCCCTTGGATATGTTCTCAGAAGAAATCAAATTTTACGAGCTGGGAGTAGAGGCGATGGAGAAGTTTCGTGAGGATGAGGGCTTCATCAGGGAGGAAGAGCGTCCTTTACCCGAGAAGGAGTTCCAGCGTCAGATTTGGCTCCTCTTCGAGCACCCAGAAAGCTCGGGCCCTGCCAGGGGAATTGCCATAGTGTCCGTGATGGTGATCCTGATTTCAATAGTTATATTTTGTTTAGAGACTTTACCACAACTGAAAGAGGATCCAGCAGGCCGAATAGAGAGAGTGGGGAACATTACAATTTATTATAAGCCCGACATCCTTACTGACCCCTTCTTCATCATCGAGACTCTCTGTATAATCTGGTTCTCCTTTGAGTTGATAGTACGCTTCCTAGCATGCCCGAGCAAACCGGCCTTCTTCAAGAACATGATGAACACGATTGACATAGTGGCCATCATCCCTTACTTCATTACACTTGGCACTGAGCTGGCTGAAGACCCAGAAAACGAGGGGGTGGGAGAGCAGGCAACATCTCTGGCCATACTCAGGGTGATCCGTCTGGTCAGGGTGTTTAGGATCTTCAAGCTGTCACGACACTCTAAAGGACTCCAGATTTTGGGACAGACCCTCAAGGCCAGCATGCGAGAGCTAGGACTGCTGATCTTCTTTCTGTTCATTGGAGTCATCTTGTTCTCCAGTGCTGTCTACTTTGCTGAGGCAGAGGAGCAAGATTCGCACTTTGGCAGCATCCCGGATGCATTTTGGTGGGCTGTTGTGTCCATGACAACTGTGGGCTATGGGGACATGGTCCCGGTCACTATAGGAGGCAAGATTGTTGGATCTCTGTGCGCCATCGCTGGAGTGTTGACAATTGCTCTCCCAGTGCCTGTCATCGTGTCCAACTTCAACTACTTCTACCACAGGGAAACTGAGGGAGAAGAGCAAGCCCAGCTGCTCAACGTCAGCACTCCCAACATCCCGTCTGAAACCAACTCCAGCCGCCGTAGTTCGTCTACCGTCAGCAAATCAGAGTACATGGAGATTGATGGAGACATAAACAATAGCATCGATAACTTTAGGGAGGCAAACCTCAGAACTGGCAATTGCACTATAGCCAACCAGAACTGTGTAAACAAAAGCAAGCTGCTTACTGATGTTTAG
- the LOC101470254 gene encoding parathyroid hormone-related protein-like — MCSIVVLHQWSLAVFLLCSPVTLDGRPVDALSSRMKRSVGHAQLMHDKGRTIHEYTRRMWLHELLEEVHTADDRAPPAQSRTSSQSFSGNHQKPSGATKDLSDRFRQDRVGPNLPQETNKAQAYKESLKVATKRKKKVRLGRRRENDKKRRRARSVLTKAPPRMAI, encoded by the exons ATGTGCTCTATAGTCGTGCTTCATCAGTGGAGTCTGGCTGTGTTCTTGCTGTGCTCTCCGGTGACTCTCGATGGGAGACCAGTTGATGCACTTAGTAGCAGAAT gAAGAGGTCAGTAGGCCATGCCCAGCTGATGCATGATAAGGGCCGCACCATACATGAGTACACGCGCCGCATGTGGCTACACGAGCTGCTGGAGGAGGTGCACACGGCTGATGATCGTGCTCCACCTGCACAAAGCAGAACCTCGAGCCAAAGCTTCAGTGGAAACCACCAGAAGCCCTCGGGGGCCACCAAAGATCTCTCTGACAGGTTCAGGCAGGACAGAGTGGGCCCTAACCTCCCTCAGGAGACCAACAAAGCTCAGGCTTATAAGGAGTCACTTAAAGTTGCcaccaagaggaaaaaaaaggtgagGCTGGGCCGGCGTAGAGAAAACGATAAGAAGAGGAGGCGAGCACGGTCTGTTCTAACAAAGGCGCCACCACGGATGGCTATCTAA
- the LOC101470850 gene encoding shaker-related potassium channel tsha2, with product MTVVENHEETVAVTPLLQDAADVESADQECSERVVINISGLRFETQLKTLSRFPTTVLGDPRKRMRFFDPLRNEYFFDRNRPSFDAILYYYQSGGRLRRPVSVPVDIFLEEIKFYELEEETIELFKEDEGLAREEDRPMPSNEFQHQLWLLFEYPESSGPARMIAIVSVMVILISIVIFCLETLPEFREVPAVHDNQVNASAQGKAPSPFTDPFFMVETLCIVWFSFEFTMRFLSCPSKAAFFKNMMNLIDVIAIAPYFITLGLDLAEHQGSSQQAASLAILRVIRLVRVFRIFKLSRHSKGLQILGQTLHASLRELGLLIFFLLIGVILFSSSVYFAEVDDPESGFTSIPDAFWWAVVTMTTVGYGDMYPSTIGGKFVGSLCAIAGVLTIALPVPVIVSNFNYFYHRENEQEENLQYVHVTCGHQPQPSFGESDSIKSNQSFSKTESYQESDDLEALTHLHVTPVETYTVKLTDV from the coding sequence ATGACTGTGGTGGAGAACCACGAAGAGACTGTAGCCGTTACTCCTTTGTTACAAGATGCTGCAGACGTGGAATCAGCAGACCAGGAGTGCAGCGAGAGGGTGGTCATAAACATCTCAGGTCTGCGTTTTGAGACGCAATTAAAAACACTCTCTCGCTTTCCGACCACGGTTTTGGGAGATCCGCGTAAAAGGATGCGCTTTTTTGATCCGCTGAGAAATGAATACTTCTTTGACAGGAACAGACCGAGCTTCGATGCTATCCTCTATTATTACCAGTCCGGAGGAAGGCTTCGGAGGCCCGTCAGTGTACCTGTGGATATTTTCCTGGAAGAAATAAAGTTTTATGAACTCGAGGAAGAGACCATAGAGCTTTTCAAAGAGGACGAGGGCTTGGCTCGGGAGGAGGACCGACCGATGCCTTCCAACGAGTTTCAGCACCAGTTGTGGCTTCTGTTTGAGTATCCAGAGAGTTCCGGACCCGCACGGATGATTGCCATCGTGTCTGTTATGGTTATTTTAATATCCATTGTTATATTCTGCTTAGAGACTTTGCCCGAGTTCAGAGAGGTCCCCGCAGTGCATGACAACCAGGTCAATGCAAGTGCGCAAGGGAAAGCGCCTAGTCCGTTCACAGACCCATTTTTCATGGTGGAGACACTTTGCATTGTGTGGTTCTCTTTTGAATTCACCATGAGGTTTCTGTCGTGTCCCAGTAAAGCGGCTTTCTTCAAAAACATGATGAACCTAATCGATGTTATAGCCATTGCTCCGTATTTCATCACCCTGGGCCTTGATCTCGCAGAGCATCAGGGCAGCAGTCAGCAGGCGGCCTCGCTAGCCATACTGAGGGTCATCCGTCTGGTCCGTGTTTTCAGGATTTTTAAACTCTCCAGACACTCAAAGGGCCTGCAGATTCTCGGGCAAACGCTTCATGCGAGCCTCAGGGAGCTGGGGCTGCTTATATTTTTCCTCCTAATTGGAGTTATTTTATTCTCAAGTTCGGTTTATTTTGCTGAAGTAGATGACCCCGAGTCTGGATTTACAAGTATACCTGATGCGTTTTGGTGGGCCGTGGTGACAATGACCACAGTCGGTTATGGAGATATGTATCCCTCCACTATCGGAGGTAAATTCGTCGGATCCTTGTGCGCCATCGCCGGAGTGCTGACTATAGCGCTACCTGTTCCTGTGATCGTGTCCAATTTCAATTATTTTTACCACAGAGAGAACGAACAGGAAGAAAACCTCCAATACGTACACGTGACCTGTGGACATCAGCCGCAGCCCTCGTTCGGTGAAAGTGATTCGATCAAAAGTAACCAGTCGTTCTCCAAAACCGAGTCCTACCAAGAAAGCGACGACTTAGAAGCTCTGACACATCTACACGTGACTCCAGTGGAGACATACACAGTGAAACTGACAGATGTATAA
- the LOC101470547 gene encoding galanin receptor 2a, producing MAFLNTYGLIFACTCGVILGIGLCANLLVFSLFAKYNTLRKNRLDILLFSMTLADFLTLLLIPFTLHSAVSHSWPLGDISCKVYQFLLAFSLAASTYSLCAVSMTRAMIITNPYQPPTLDLVILMFVLVWALSFFISLPLRMFATKKSMGPNLTNFTFCLPTIHEHHYQVVLSQFVLYYFIPMLVIAFNYVRLALFLHKSPVMSVSSAKNTRRASVMVFLAAATFSVCWLPSYVLELCVYLGLYRHRAAWDIFHFICTVLQYLHPCVNPVLYVLLSKRYRHRRAAWLFSCNRNRVQPQVTSVTTDSL from the coding sequence ATGGCTTTTCTCAACACCTATGGGTTAATCTTTGCCTGTACCTGTGGTGTGATCCTGGGCATTGGGCTGTGTGCCAACCTGCTGGTCTTCTCTTTGTTTGCCAAGTACAACACACTGCGTAAGAACCGGCTCGATATCCTTCTGTTCAGCATGACTCTGGCTGACTTCCTAACTCTCCTGCTCATCCCTTTCACACTGCACTCTGCTGTAAGTCACTCCTGGCCTCTTGGTGACATCTCCTGCAAGGTTTACCAGTTCCTGCTAGCCTTCAGTCTGGCAGCTAGCACCTATTCGCTATGCGCTGTGTCCATGACCCGAGCCATGATCATCACCAACCCGTACCAGCCTCCCACCCTGGATCTGGTCATTCTTATGTTTGTCTTAGTCTGGGCCCTCAGCTTCTTTATTAGCCTGCCTCTGCGAATGTTTGCTACCAAAAAGAGCATGGGCCCAAACCTGACGAACTTCACCTTCTGCCTTCCAACCATTCATGAGCACCACTACCAAGTGGTCCTAAGCCAGTTTGTACTTTACTACTTTATTCCGATGCTAGTCATTGCATTCAACTATGTCCGTCTGGCTCTGTTTCTCCACAAGAGTCCCGTAATGTCAGTGTCCAGTGCCAAAAACACCCGCAGAGCCTCTGTCATGGTTTTCTTGGCTGCAGCTACCTTCTCAGTGTGCTGGCTGCCTAGTTATGTGCTGGAGCTGTGTGTGTACCTGGGGCTGTATCGCCACAGAGCGGCTTGGGATATATTCCACTTTATCTGTACTGTGCTCCAATACCTGCACCCCTGTGTCAACCCAGTGCTCTATGTGCTGCTGTCTAAGCGCTACCGCCACAGGAGGGCAGCCTGGCTCTTCAGCTGTAACAGGAACAGGGTGCAGCCGCAGGTCACCAGTGTTACCACAGACAGCCTTTAG